GTCGTTCTTGGTCTGTTTCACATAGTTTTaagtagttttttaaaaaattagagaaGTTTTATTAAATAGTAGATTTCAGCTTTTAGTTAATTGAGTGTAATCTGTATGAGTGATTAtttaaaatgaactaaaagttatAAAACTAAAAATACAATTTCTCCTGATTCACTTTTCATACCGAATCACtttctctatatattttattttcgagaatcactttaaaaaaaattaaatcagaaaGAGCTATCCTTACCCGATCAATTATGATGTGAAGTCAACCGGTTGTTGCTATGTACTGCTCAGGGCCGTCTCTTGGAATTTAAGTTCTTTGTGCGAAATACAAAATGAGCTctaaaattggaaaaaaaaaacgtctCTCTGTTTTATAAATCAAACAACACTAataatttaaataatatatGAATTCTAAACTTAGCaagataaaaaaagattaaaagaaaagaagatcgAACTTGCATAAAACGTGCCGTGAGAGACGATGCATGCATGTGTCCTGTCGCCGTGTATCACGTATTTGCGACTTTGAAAAAACCGCAGCCCGCGAGCAAGACCCCCGTCCTCAACCTGATGACGGCAGCGCCTAGCGGCCGGGCCCAGAGATGTCGTGCAAGGTGTCGGTCAGAGTGCTATTCCCCTGAGCGACAGCAAAATCCGCTGGAGGATGTGTCTCGTACTCACGTCAGCAGGGGCGGCGGCATGATAAAGACGTAGGCACGCAACCACACAGGGTGCTCAACCTGAGAGACGAACAGGCAAGCAGAACACGGAACATGATCGAAAATTAATAAGAACAGGTACTAGCGGAAGTGAAACAGACCATAGGTCATAGGTCACGATCGaaaattaagtatatatttaattaaattaattaGAATTTAGGATCTAATTATTTAAAGCCCTGTGCGACCGCCTATCTTATCCCTGCCACTCGACGGGCCTGTACTGCTTGGTCCATGTACGTACACAGATCAACATCGAACAATACCCAAGCATCAAGATCGATAGTTAAAGTGTCGCCAAAAAATCGTGCCAACACAATGTTTCTTCAGGCAGCTGCGGGTCGCAGGGGACCAAGGGCATTAACCAGAGCAAGCTGGCGGACCTGCTCAGCGGCTCCGAGTACGTTCCGACGGTACGAGGACATTGGATGCTTCATCCGAGACGTCCCTTCTGAGTAAGTCCTATGGCGCAATATCAGCCGTGGACCATTCATGTGTGATTGCGACCTACATAGTGAATGGTCAGGCGTTCTGTTTTTTCGattttctagcatttctttatttttacttaGCGTGTCTCATCTAAAGGTTACTGTAGAGCTAGCTCATGAAGAAACCTCCGATTAGTAGATTTATGATATGTTATGTGCTAGATAATATCAAACATGTAAAGTTGGTGACTCCTATAAAGTTGTTAATATCTATTTAGCAGAATTCTTAAAGTAGCTTTTTAGCTAGAATTAGGAGAGCTCTATTAAACAGTAGCTTTTAGCTTTTAACTTTCTGAGTAGAATTTGTgcgagtgattctctgaaatgaattagaagctgACGAGCTGAAAAAAATAGATTCACCTAATTCACTTTTCGTACAGAATTACTTCCTCCATATaatttattctagagaatcactttcggTTACAGAATCACTATCTTAAAAAATCACTTtctataaaaatttaaataaaaaaaaactctactaACAGCCGCTTAGACTGTTATTCTGTTAGCGTGCAGCTAGCGTACATGCCCcgctctccctctttctctggTCTGTAACAGCGCAgtgcctatatatatacacacacaacaAACCCCAAAGAGGATTATTACGTTCTGGCAAAACATCTTCTTCCTACGTTCTTTTAATACGATGGTGTATTTTGGAGGAACACTGATTATATGTTCTCAAACTGATGAGtttttaacaaaatattttaaattgatGAACATTTGATTATATGTCTCACAAAGACTAGTTTgtaataaaattttattttagatattgCAATTAGATCTAGGTAAATCAAATGACTCTTTCGCCTCCTGCTGTCCTATCTCTTCAACGCTTTGCCCTACTGTTTGACTCTTTCATTTGGCCGCCAGTGACTCCTCCGCCCCGGCGAGCTCAACCCGTCGGCCGGTCGCCATCTCACCCATGTCGTCCGCGTTGTTGCGTGTGTACTCGATGAAAGGGTTTCTGCCTTGGGATCCTTTCGCCCGTACTTGCTGGTGGGCTCGCTGAACTCAAACACGAGTAGGATTAATCGATTGTTTGATTGGATCCTTCTATTTAGCTTCGTGTTGGATGGTTGAGTCGCTGCTGCTTTAGTCTAACTTGCTAGTTCTTGTTGGAAAGCAAGAAGTGCATTCTTATATATCCGTGCGTGTACCTTTGTTGATTTGATTCGTATAGTGGTCAGCTCAAAATGTCTGGTTCATACATTTGTGTTTATTACTTGCTAGATTTGCCCTTTTTCTGTATTGTATGGAAGAACAATTGTACTATTTCATTCTGATAGGTAACATCGACCTGTGAGGAGATTGAGAAGGAGATTCAGAGGGCTTGAGGAGATTAAAAATGGAATGATCTGTGATAGAGCAGAGCACAAACCTAATGGAGAAACAAAAGAACAGGCCTGAAACGGCGCACTGCATTGCTGCCAACCAGACCATTCCATCCATACTAATGCTAATGCTGCCAAACAGATATGAATTAGGATCTTTTATTTGTGAAGGGTAAACTTGTTTATTTATAGggttatttgctctctatttgtaaaaaaaaccctataaatatatcatcAAACTATAGAATCAACTTTGATATATAATTAAAGGTTCATCAACTTAAAACGTTTTATCAAAAGCTCACCAATTTCGGAACAAATAGTCAATTTTCCCTTCATATTTCGGATCCAGAAACGAAGTAGTGGAGCATGATGAAAACAATCAATGATGAAAACTATAATTCATTGATCTGAACACCTCATCGATCTTTTCTCCTACAAAACCCATTACAACCAGCGCTACTGACACAATCCTTATTcgatacacatgatttttttcgGGCGACAACGCTAACATAGTTTAAAACTGTAAGCGGTCGGATAGTCACATACCCTGCAAACTAAGTCTCAGCTGGAGTGGAGTCGCCATCAAGACACCTCCAATAGTTATAAATATTAGAGCATATTTCTTTAAATTTATGTAAGTCTCGTCTTTTCAATTTCTCTAACTTGCTTGTGCTAGAGAAGAGAGATGTTAAGGTAGAACTTGCTTCATGATTAGAACTGTATCTTAATATATCTTGATAGATACTTTAAACACAAACTGTATCTTAATAAATCTTGATAGATAGCTTTAAACACAAAGCTTGAGAAGCATGGTCTAACAGTTAGAACTAGCTCTTACTGTTGGAGCTGCCATCGGTGGTGTAAGATCTAAGTTTATGTATGAATTCGTCGATGTACCTCTCATGAAGTTCCTCATCGGCTACAATCTCTTGCACCTTGAGGGCATTTGCTACAAAGACCCCCCTGGCTTCTTCCTCCAGCATGACTGCTCGGACTGCGCTCGCGACGCCATCGCGGTCGAATGACCCGTCGTTCTCATCTCTTTTCACCTGCAATCCTACCTTCTTCCCCTCCATTTGGCGTGCATTCGGTCCTTGGTCCCCGAAGATCGGCAGCATGATCAGAGGGTGCCCAAACAGAAGCCCTTCGATAAGTGAGTTCCGCCCGCAGTGCGTCAAGAACGCGCCCACGGCGCCGTGCGCCAGTATGCTGATCTGAGGAACCCACCCCATGGTCACGAACCCATGGCCGTGGGTGCGCTCTTGGAAACCGGGAGGAAGTATGTCCGTGTCGGGGACGCCGCCGGGCTTCCTCAGAGCCCAGAGGAAGCGTGTCCCGGCGAGCTCCAGGCCGAGAGCCAGCTCGTGCACCTGCTCCATGCGCAGCGGCACCTCGCTCCCCAGCGCGATGTACACGACCGACTTCGGCGGCTGCGCGTCCAGCCAGCGCACGGTGGCGTCCTCTCCGCCCATGCTGGCGCCACGGCCTCCGTCAGGTGACGGCGGTAGAAGGCCGAGGGGGACAAGCGGCTTGCCGAGGATTGCCGCCACCAGCGGGAAGGACTCGGGCTCCCACTCGAGGCAGCTCCGCATGGCCGTCAGCGTGCACCTCTCGAGTGTCAAGGAGTAGCGCTGGGCTATGGACATACCCTGCGCGCAATGGTTGGTGTGTACCCGTGCCATCTGCTCCAACTCGTAACGGGGCACAGCCGCCGGTCGTTCTTCTACAGAGGGCTCCGACGACCGGCTGGCCACGGCAGCGAGCAAAGCAGCGGTCGGGAGAAGCATCGCGCATGGCACCTAGTGAGAAGCCCAGCTGGATTTGAGATATGGAACCAAGCAACTAGTTTTGCAAGACGTACGGCGATAAGCAATTTGGCTTTCGTTTATTGGAACCTTATgctcgacggcggcggtggcgacccAGTGGTGGAAGCTGTCGACGATGATCCAGTCAGGCCTCCTGCCGTCGTCAGCGCACGCGGCGCCCAAGAACTCCGCGAAGGGCGCGGCGAGGCCGTCGAAGGCCTTAAATAGGAGCACGAACTTGTCGCTGGCAACGTTGTTGGTGGACTCAGCGCCGTCGGGGAGACCGTCGACGTGCGGGAGCGTTAGCGCCACGAGGTCGACGCGCGGCGCCGCGGCGGGGCGCAACGGCGGGAGGCGGGCGATGTTGCGCGGCGTGGAGACGAAGGACACGCGGTGGCCCCGCGACGCCAGGCGCTCGGCGAGCTCAAGGTACGGGTGCAGGTGGCCGAACGCGAGCCACGGGAAAATGACAATGCGCAGCGGCGGCGAGGATGAGGACCCGGCGTCCATGGCGGAGGAGCTCGACTTGCCGGTGCTCTGCTCACACGAGCGGGTCGAATCGATACTGTATCTTGCACGGCAATTTTTGTTATATATGGGATGTGATGTGCCATAGATAAGTACGGAAGTCAAACTTTTGTGCATGAAGAAAAATTAAGCTTTGGTTAGTCCATAttgatactttaaaaattcatctattataatattttctaatattattataatattttttattttttcatctttattaactattttatttatttttattacttTCCATCTCTTTTTAAGATCTACGGTCATTCACCGTCACTTCGCCGTACAGTAATATAGCCTCTTCTCGCTGATCGCAAATTTGCAGGCATTAGGGCGTCTCCAGCATGTGCCGCAAATTCCTGTGCCCGTATCATTGTACGTACTTTTGCCAATCGTCCACACCGGCGGAGAGCTCCAACAGATATTTTTTCCACTGCTACAGGGATACGACTGGCTATTCTGTAGTACCAGAGTGCCTCAAATTTGCTGATACTCTCTCTTAGCCGCAACACTGTTCATAGCAGATGACTGTGGGTTTAAAGGGAGGtgaagagtaatagaaggtagaaaataagataattgctggagataaaaaaaatagataatactgtaatagtattagaaaatagtataataatattaaaaagataaaattttaAGTATCACCGCGCCGCTTGATAATCTCAATCTCTTTCCGATATCACTGTGCCGCTTGATACGGTTGCCGCTGTAGTGATTTGCAGACGACGTGGAGCGGCAAAAGGCGTGTGGACAAGGATACCCGGCCGGCAAAAGAGACAGGTTGTATGTATCACAATTCAATTCTAACCTTTTGTGTTCTTGAAGAGTGACCAAACCAAACTTTAGCTAGTTGCCATTCATTCAACCAAACCAAACTCAAGTCAATATTCCTATTCTGTTGGCCTGGAAACCGCAGGCCAAAGTTCGTGAAAAACGATACCACCTTCCATTCCAACGCTTGTCTTTTGCCAACCTCGCACCTTTATGTACTACTAGGCTAATACAAATGGTcacaaaaatatgaataatgCAAGTTCTCAACAACGGGTAGTCAGGATTCTGAGAGATGGAACGAGCAAGGAGGAAGTCTGAATTATATCCACGAAACGGGCAGTACAGATTTCTGACTCCATCTGAACGTATTGACCATCAACTTAGGTAGTGTTTTGGTTGCCTCAATGAAATTGAACATGTATGGAATTATTTATCTGGACGAGATAGTACAAATAGTATGTTTAGTTATAAAGATCATATCTGATTGGATGAATGTGTCTAGCTATAGTAATCTCTCCTTAGAGATGATAATTTTACCTCAATCTATTGTAAAAATGGTGTTTTTATACTTGAATctttttctcatgtaattttcACACAAGAGTGGATGCATTTGATAAGAGGAAAACAAATAAAGCAAGATAGAGGTTCATAATGCTCTAGACTATCACGACCTTAATGTTTTGGTTGGTATATTAAATTATGCTAAACATATTTCCCTTTGGGGATCTTGTGTTCCTTGCAAGGATGACAATGACTTTTTCAAATGCTCCAACAATATACAGCAAGAAAAACAATGAAAGCTTGAAGAATCTTGCTTTTTTTGGTTCTTCAATTAAGTTCTAAGTATTTTGGCAGCAAGTTTGTGGATATAAGTTCGTAAAATATGATAAGTGTTAATACTCTGGGCTCTCTCTTGAAAAGAAAGCTGTCCTACCTTAACATTACATAAGTAAAACAGAGAACTATGGATACATATTATGAGTTTATTCTTGCCTACGTGGTTGAATAATCAATGTCCAGAGAAAACTCATGCGTGCACCAAGCACTAACGCCACAAAACCTAAGAAGTTAAAAAGAGTGGACCATGCATATAAATCATTTGCTGAAGAAGAAAACATTCGTAACATATCGTGTTTTGCAGGAAACCCAGGAGGAATTCATACAAGTTCTAGGTGGCAATTAGCAACTTATACAACAAGCACTACAGGTTTTAATGCAATACAGCAATTATACAACgaattaataatattatgcGGTTCATGATTCACATGTTTGGGTGTGTACAATGCTCGGCTAACTGGCTCTAGTTAAGTTATTATGAATCAAGATGCACGGTGCACTGCTTTGGTTTGTGCTCCACGCTCAATTCAATCAATTTGTTGTCCTCCGGTGGCTGAAAGAAATACATGAGTTAGACGATGACCTGCTAAAATGACTAGGCGACGCAGCTATGAAAGATGGGAGTTTACCTGATGCTTAACAAACTGCGAGAGCTGAACCCGTTTCGAACCATCTGCTAGCCGCTTGCATGGAAGACATGGTTCAGCTGCAGCGAACTCATTCAGAACCTGGCAAAAAATTTGGCAATACATTCAAAAAAGAAAGACGAAGGGATAATGCCCTATCCATTTTCTTTGCCTAATGAAAAGACAGCTCAACTGAAAATccgataaaaaataatttgggCAAGTTTATTAATTGTCAGTTAATTTGGGGGATGCAATGAATAGGAGTCCTCTCTTTCTTTAGCAGTCTGCATTGTAATTATTAGCTGACCACTTTAGCTACTTGGCTCTTTGTTTCAGTTTTGAAATTATTGAACCAAATTATAATCTGGTTCAAGTTTCTGATTCTGTATAATAAGTCACAACAAATTTCAAACTATAAACTACCAATTGTTGGCTACCAGCAATATTATGCTCTCTTAAAAGATTAGAGCTGGGTAACAGCATCTTCTATGGCCTTCATTTCAGTCTACCACAAAAGGCTTTTCCATCTATAACTGCTCAACTTGAAACTTTTAAGGGGCAATCAATAAAAAAGAAACCAAAATTTTACTTTTCAAGTTTAAGAATTCAACAAAGTATATACCAGCAGTAATGTCCACATCCATGGATGGCAGAGCCACCTCATCACAAGTGTAGCTTGCCCTGAGGTGACTCGTGGCCACGCACAGACATCAGATTGAAAGACGGCAATGCCTGGGTGATGACAATAAGTCACAAAAGGTAGATAGCATCACTTACGGTATATCGAAGCATCAAGCACAAACCAAACAGGAGAAATAACTCAAAAACCTTCAGGATAATGATTAGtgctgctagggttagggtgTACAGGTGGTGCTCTATTACAACTTGTCTATCCAGGATGTGGGTTGTTGAGCATATGCCCTGTATAGTTAAGAGGGCCTGGAACTGAGTCAATGACGTATATGAATGTGTTTTTTAGGGGGAGTGGCATAACCGCTTCCAGTGTGTTGAGAGAATTAAGTTACATCAGTACACACTACATGGGACACCACTGTTACAATGTACAGGAACCAATGCCAATTGAATGGTTTCTAAGCTATGGAATGCCTATAGCAAATATAGCCTGGTACACCTTCATCTCCAATGCTGCTCACTCCATGCTAGACCCCCCAGTTCATATAAATTGCTTGATTAGGCTTTGTGACTTGCAGGTTATCAGTGTCTGGAGGGCAAAAACAAGCCAAAATCAATTAGTTTTCCCACCAAATTAGAAATGAGGCACCAATTTTTACCAATTGCAAATCAAACTTTTACGTTAGTTCAATCCACTTTTGTTTTATTTGGCTCACCCTGATTCTGCACATGCCTAATTTGTTCGATATGCCAGCCACACTGGTGATGAACATCGTTGGACTAAAGTAGTTAATTCTGCAAAGGAAAATATTTTCCACTTCCTGTTTGCTAGTAGAGCGAATGATTTGCTGCCTAGCAAGTAGCGACTAAAACATGCTCATCCAATAACATTGAATCTTTTGGCTTGTACACTACTAACCAGTAAGTTACAAAATAAAGCTTTAGCCAATAGGAAGATCCAGTTGGGCATGAGAAATCAGAAGCAGGCTCATTAAATTAGTACTCTATTTCTAAATACTAACATATTTGATCAAAACTTCTGTTCACAAACATTTCACACTTCACTACTCCCAAGGCATGTTTTCCCAAAACATACTCTTAGCACACCACCCtcaacactttttcacctcatTGTTTGTGCTTGAGAATTGAGATACTATTAAGAGGCATTATTGGTCACATTTTCTCAAGAAAATGATTGCCGATTTAAGCATGTTTGGTCAACAGTGTcgattatttgaaaacaaagCGAATACCTGATTTCTGATTGCCCCAATCAACATATCTTGGCATCCAGATGCATGGACATTCTTCAAATTTGGGCACTGGAGAAGCAGACGTTCTGTGGCAAGCAATTATGATTGTTAACATTAACAACTATTTTACCTACTTGACAACCTGAACAAAAAATGAAAGGACGTGATACCTGGATGTAGATTTgtgcaagagttgagattgagATCATTTAATTCTGGACAATTTACATATAGAGCCTGTCATATGTGAAATTAGCTACAAGACTGTAAATAAGTAATAGGATGTATCAATGCTGATGAAATTTCAAGGCTTACATCTATCGATGAACAACCCCATAGACTGAGTTTCTTCAAATTACCATGCTTTATAATAAGCTTTTGGTGAATAGGTTGCTTTTTTGGGGTGGATGATTTTCGAATAAATCTAATGCCTCCATTGATTTCACCAAAATATGGCCCCTCTTTTTCATTCTTAAAATTAGCGCATAGGCTCATTCCACAGTCCATGAGTTGAAGATGTGGCAACTGTGCTGTGGCTAACTGGATCCCACCTAGAAAATCACATAAAGAATGGTTCTTACATTGGGGGAACGTGAATGGTGACCAGTGAATCCATTTTCAGTGGGGCGGGACTAATATACCATGGAAAGAAATATGGGGCTTACGTGTGGTCACATTCGAACAAAGAGCAAGGAGCAGCCTTGATAAAGTATGAGGGAACGCCTTACAGATCATCCCGACACCATTATCACTGATGCTAGATCTGGAGTATGATTAAAACGAGCAATTACATCAGCTAATTAAAAGTAACTTTCTGATGGGCAATAAACAGCAGCTTTTTTAATCGATAATTTAATTTTACTTACAAAGAGATGAAATGGAGCTTACCCACTTAAATCAAGCAACTCCAAGCTTGTGCACGATCGAACAATAGATGCAACAGCTGCATCTGTTATATTTGAACCTAGAATCAAGGATAACATACACAATCCCCTGATGAAGCAGTAATGAGATTGAAATTAGAAAGTTGAAATAATACGAAATTAGAAAGTTGAAATAATACATCAAAGAGATGATTGGATAATTGAAATAATACGAAACTACAATATTGATGAGACTACCATGTTATAACTAAAAGATCTGGCAAGATTACATCAAAGAGATGGTTGGATATAAAGACCGGGACAGAAAGATACCTGAGCTTAGCACTCTCTAGAGCAAATACAGCTTCATTGGATAATTGACTTGATGATATGTGCATATTTTTCAAGTTAGGGCATGTTCGCCCCAGGCCATCCATCAAAGTAACCATATCAGTACAATCATTACTTTGTTGTGCGAAGCACAGTGAGAGCTCACTCATGCTAGGACAGTTCATGACCTGTAAGAAATGAGTCCAATGAATTAATCCAGAAAATAAATTTGCTATCACGGTGAATAGTACTAGAACACAGTATTACCGATTTTGAAAGGGAACAAAGATCTGACAGCCAAAGAATTGAAAGGCTTGAAGAGCTTAGATTAAGAAAATCCAAATTAGAGCAACCACCAATTTTGAGGACTGAGAGAGAACACTTCTCTGAAACAAAACAACTTAGGTCCTCTCTGTGCACAAAATAAAATCATCTTAGCTTATATAGGTGCTGAAAGTTCAAAATAAAATTAGCATTACCTGATATAGTTCGCAAATATAATTATTTACAAATCAACATATATTTCAAGATGACTTGTCCAGCAGGATAACCATAACTAGACTGATTTATGCAAGCAACACATAGCATGGCAATTGACAAATAACTAACACAATGActtcaaaaatgagagcaacTAATCGCACTGCACAAGTAAATTtgtaaatgactttaaataTTTGTACAACCTCTGCTTCACAGTAATTGAATGTTTAAGAACATTGATCTTATCTCGCAATTTTAGTTGGGGAGCTAGCGTTGCAAATGAGGAAGACATCTGTAGTGCTAGTCATTTAAATTACAACCAAGAATAACATACCCAGTCATCCTGTTGACTGCATTGGCAGCCATGGTAATCTCGAGAGTTTTTAAACTTGGGCaagaaaatgcaagacatgCCAGCGTAGTGGAATCAACATCACTGCAGCAAACATAAAAGAACAAGATACATGTTAAAAGTACTAGTTTTCTCAGTAAAGAAACATACACCGGAGGACTAAAGTTAGATTAACTATCTCCACTATGATCAGATTAAAATAACCTAAGATTATTGTTTATCCTCTTTGGCGTCAACTTAAGTGCATCAGAGAATTCCATTGTATATAAGATTCACATCAGATCATTTTGatttagaaacaaaaaaaggcAAGCTAAATACCGTAAGTGCAAGACTGGATCtgcatttgttagcctatttgAAAATAATGCAAAGCGAAATCTTTTTGGGACAAAGAAGTATTACAAGAAGAATGGACCTATTTGCTGGTAATCACACAGCGTATCCAACGAAAAAATACTTACAAGTAAAATACGAAAAAGACTAACCAAATGTGAAAAAGGAATAACTATCATAACTTGAAGAGGCCTGTCCACAGAACATGAGCAATCTTATCAGTTATCACCAACAAGGCTCTTCTTAATATTTTTCACATGTAATTCTGCTTTGCAATTTGCAATTAAATTATGTTACATATGATCCTATACCAGAAAATCACCAATTTGACCACAAGTGCAGATTGTGGGTCTCAAAACTGCAGCATTAATCAGAGAAGGCATGATGTTTTAGAAACATAAGTTTCATCAATAACATTTTAGCAACAAAGAAAAACTGAAACGAAGCCATTTTTATTGGATTTGCAAACAGATGTGTGTTTCTTCTATACATATCAATCTAGCAAGCACCTTAGTACCTTACTTATAGCCACCGAGCAGCAACTATAAGCCTAAATTTGGTGTCCACACACAAATTATCATACAAACTGAGTAGGTACTTCTAGAACCAAATTCCAGTGCTTTTAATATTACTACACCAGTTTGGAGTTGTATGTTTAAAATCACAGGATCACAGCAAAGGATAAGCCGCACTTTTGTAATGCTCAAAAGTGGCACATTTTATTCTGACATTgatatatttatgcatattgtatcaTCATAGACTAACGACCCAATAGATATGTGAACCCAATACACTCATATCAACCTAAAGCACTAATGAAAGGTCTGCATATAGATCTTGCAGCATCACCAAATGATTATCCAATACAGACAGACATCTCCACACCCATTTCTTAACAACCATCCCCGCATGAATCTGGTCTTGCCACACCGACCCCACCAAAGTTCAAATACAACCTGGCGCACCAAGATCTGATCTCCTCACAGGAAAACATAGTTCACATACCTAAAATACGGCAAGCAGACAGCATTTCCCCTATAGCTCCATAATCATATATAGAATGCAATCCGACATATTTGTTGATTGTGCCACAACCATTGAGCAAACTTGCTACACCATTATCAGACCAGACATAGATTTCCCGTATTTACCCTGCCCTCTTGTCCTGACCCGCCAATTAGAGATAAGACTATCAGATCAGACATCCGTCTTACTTGGGAAGTCACCAAGAAATATCACCTTTTTCCACATTTCAGTGGTTTATGTTGTAGCTTTTAACCAGAATTTAAGTACAGTAAGCAGAAATCATGCGCAGCACCGTCCCTCCACATCGTATCAGCCAAGCAGCCGCCGATCAAAGATCCGCCCATCGATCTCGCGGCGGCTTGCTCAGATCGCGTTAAAAATTGCACCGTTCTGGACGAGATTCGTTCGGATTCGCCCGGCCTACCGGGGTTCCTCACCTTTCCATTCGGAGAGAGAGGCGCGAGAGCACGGGGCACCGTGGGAGCAGCGCGCCGACTAGCCCGACGCCCGCGGCGCGGAGGCGGAGCTCCTCCGTTGCTCGCCAGACCCGGTCCGCGCACTCGCGCCAGCCGCGACTGACCCCCGCGGCGGCCATGACCCCCCTGGGCCCGAGCCGCCGCAGCACCTCCGCCATGACCTCCCTCGGCACCGACCGCCCGCCCACCTCCATCGCCTCCCCATCCTCCTCCAGCTCCCCCTCGCCGCCTTCCATCTCCACGTCCCCATCCCCCTCCTCCACCTTCGGCTTCTTCTCCGGCGAGGACGGCGTCCCCGCATCGTCGAAGGAGAGGGCGCGGCGAAGCCTctgctccccgccgccgccgacgctgGCGGCCCCGGAGGAATAGGATGGGGACGGGCTAGGGACGGCGCCGGGCCCCGCGGCAGGGACGGGGCCGACGCAGACGTGGCCCTTCTTGGGCTGGCCGCATCGGCCGCAGTTGTAGCTGCCCCGCGTCTtgggccgcggcggcggcggcggcggcttgggCAGCGACGCCATGGGGTCGGTCATCAGGTGGGGGGCTTAGGGTTTGGGTGCGGTTAGGTCAGGAGATGGAGAAATAGCGGGAGGCCGCGCGGGAGATTGGGTAGGGGTTGGCGCCATTTTTCAGGGGCACGAGGAGACCGGGCCGGGCGGATGGGGGAcgaccggaggaggaggccgctcCCAGCCCCAGGATTGGGCTTGGTTTTACCCAGCGCCGCGCCGGGCACGCCGCAGCTCACACATCACATGCACGGGGGGCACGGGGCACGGTGAAAAAATATGGAGGGTGACGAGACGTGAGTTGCAGGTAATCCCATGTGGTACAGAATTCTGGTTTTTCGTCCGCAACTCGTGGAATTTCTATCGAGTTTC
The nucleotide sequence above comes from Phragmites australis chromosome 4, lpPhrAust1.1, whole genome shotgun sequence. Encoded proteins:
- the LOC133915833 gene encoding F-box/LRR-repeat protein 17-like isoform X1, with protein sequence MTDPMASLPKPPPPPPRPKTRGSYNCGRCGQPKKGHVCVGPVPAAGPGAVPSPSPSYSSGAASVGGGGEQRLRRALSFDDAGTPSSPEKKPKVEEGDGDVEMEGGEGELEEDGEAMEVGGRSVPREVMAEVLRRLGPRGVMAAAGVSRGWRECADRVWRATEELRLRAAGVGLVGALLPRCPVLSRLSLRMESDVDSTTLACLAFSCPSLKTLEITMAANAVNRMTGEDLSCFVSEKCSLSVLKIGGCSNLDFLNLSSSSLSILWLSDLCSLSKSVMNCPSMSELSLCFAQQSNDCTDMVTLMDGLGRTCPNLKNMHISSSQLSNEAVFALESAKLRGLCMLSLILGSNITDAAVASIVRSCTSLELLDLSGSSISDNGVGMICKAFPHTLSRLLLALCSNVTTRGIQLATAQLPHLQLMDCGMSLCANFKNEKEGPYFGEINGGIRFIRKSSTPKKQPIHQKLIIKHGNLKKLSLWGCSSIDALYVNCPELNDLNLNSCTNLHPERLLLQCPNLKNVHASGCQDMLIGAIRNQVLNEFAAAEPCLPCKRLADGSKRVQLSQFVKHQPPEDNKLIELSVEHKPKQCTVHLDS
- the LOC133915833 gene encoding F-box/LRR-repeat protein 17-like isoform X2 yields the protein MTDPMASLPKPPPPPPRPKTRGSYNCGRCGQPKKGHVCVGPVPAAGPGAVPSPSPSYSSGAASVGGGGEQRLRRALSFDDAGTPSSPEKKPKVEEGDGDVEMEGGEGELEEDGEAMEVGGRSVPREVMAEVLRRLGPRGVMAAAGVSRGWRECADRVWRATEELRLRAAGVGLVGALLPRCPVLSRLSLRMESDVDSTTLACLAFSCPSLKTLEITMAANAVNRMTGEDLSCFVSEKCSLSVLKIGGCSNLDFLNLSSSSLSILWLSDLCSLSKSVMNCPSMSELSLCFAQQSNDCTDMVTLMDGLGRTCPNLKNMHISSSQLSNEAVFALESAKLRGLCMLSLILGSNITDAAVASIVRSCTSLELLDLSGSSISDNGVGMICKAFPHTLSRLLLALCSNVTTRGIQLATAQLPHLQLMDCGMSLCANFKNEKEGPYFGEINGGIRFIRKSSTPKKQPIHQKLIIKHGNLKKLSLWGCSSIDALYVNCPELNDLNLNSCTNLHPERLLLQCPNLKNVHASGCQDMLIGAIRNQTLITCKSQSLIKQFI
- the LOC133915833 gene encoding F-box/LRR-repeat protein 17-like isoform X3, with translation MTDPMASLPKPPPPPPRPKTRGSYNCGRCGQPKKGHVCVGPVPAAGPGAVPSPSPSYSSGAASVGGGGEQRLRRALSFDDAGTPSSPEKKPKVEEGDGDVEMEGGEGELEEDGEAMEVGGRSVPREVMAEVLRRLGPRGVMAAAGVSRGWRECADRVWRATEELRLRAAGVGLVGALLPRCPVLSRLSLRMESDVDSTTLACLAFSCPSLKTLEITMAANAVNRMTGEDLSCFVSEKCSLSVLKIGGCSNLDFLNLSSSSLSILWLSDLCSLSKSVMNCPSMSELSLCFAQQSNDCTDMVTLMDGLGRTCPNLKNMHISSSQLSNEAVFALESAKLRGLCMLSLILGSNITDAAVASIVRSCTSLELLDLSGSSISDNGVGMICKAFPHTLSRLLLALCSNVTTRGIQLATAQLPHLQLMDCGMSLCANFKNEKEGPYFGEINGGIRFIRKSSTPKKQPIHQKLIIKHGNLKKLSLWGCSSIDN